From the genome of Muricauda sp. SCSIO 64092, one region includes:
- a CDS encoding LptF/LptG family permease — protein MLTILDKYILKRYVATFLGILLLFIPIGIMISLAEKIGKIIDNEAPLGEVIMFYGNFSLVLGNLLMPILLFLSIIFFTSKLASNTEIVAMLSSGISYRRFLRPYFLGAAIVAVLIFFMGQFIVPNASIGFNEFEYKYFKKGRQTRQTTNIFNQLNEKDFIYVSSFDPDRKIGYNFTYERFDGDDELVFKISAANIRWVEKDSVYRLTSYTKRKIREGHELVETKRRLDTLFTFQIGDLTPVSYVADTKNLFELNDFIEDQRKKGAANINTYILAKYKRWALPIAAFILTIIAVAVSSVKRRGGMGFNLLVGIALGMVYIFFDRIFGTLAEQSGFSPLLAVLIPNVVFGVIGLYLLQKAKR, from the coding sequence GTGCTGACCATATTGGATAAATACATATTAAAGCGTTATGTCGCCACTTTTTTGGGGATTTTGCTGCTGTTTATCCCTATTGGTATCATGATCAGTTTGGCGGAAAAGATCGGCAAAATCATAGATAACGAGGCCCCCCTTGGAGAGGTAATTATGTTTTATGGCAATTTTAGCCTGGTTTTGGGGAACCTGTTAATGCCCATATTGCTCTTCCTGTCCATCATTTTCTTCACCTCCAAACTGGCAAGCAATACGGAGATCGTGGCGATGTTGAGTTCAGGGATTTCCTATCGGCGGTTTCTACGACCCTATTTCCTTGGGGCAGCTATTGTGGCCGTCCTTATCTTTTTTATGGGGCAATTTATAGTGCCCAATGCCAGTATTGGCTTTAATGAGTTTGAATATAAGTACTTTAAGAAGGGAAGACAGACCCGACAGACCACCAATATCTTCAACCAACTGAACGAAAAGGACTTTATTTATGTAAGCAGTTTTGATCCCGATCGAAAAATTGGTTACAATTTCACCTATGAGCGTTTTGATGGGGATGATGAGTTGGTCTTTAAGATAAGCGCGGCCAATATTCGATGGGTGGAAAAGGACAGTGTGTACCGATTGACCTCCTATACAAAACGGAAGATAAGGGAGGGGCATGAACTTGTGGAGACCAAAAGAAGGTTGGATACCCTGTTTACCTTTCAAATAGGGGATCTGACCCCCGTCTCCTATGTGGCGGATACCAAAAACCTATTTGAACTCAATGATTTTATAGAAGACCAGCGCAAAAAGGGGGCCGCCAACATCAACACCTATATATTGGCCAAATACAAAAGATGGGCCCTGCCCATAGCCGCATTTATCCTTACCATAATTGCGGTTGCGGTTTCCTCGGTGAAGAGAAGGGGCGGAATGGGCTTCAATCTACTGGTGGGCATAGCTTTGGGGATGGTCTATATCTTTTTTGACAGGATTTTCGGCACCCTGGCGGAACAGTCCGGATTTTCGCCATTGCTGGCCGTTTTAATACCAAATGTTGTTTTTGGTGTCATAGGGCTTTACCTGCTTCAAAAAGCAAAAAGATAG
- a CDS encoding acetyl-CoA carboxylase carboxyltransferase subunit alpha yields MEYLEFELPIKELEEQLEKCKVIGEESDVDVTETCQQIEKKLADTKKDIYKNLTAWQRVQLSRHPNRPYTMDYINAICGDSFLELHGDRTVRDDKAMVGGLGKIGDQSYMFIGQQKGYNTKTRQYRNFGMANPEGYRKALRLMRSAEKFGIPVVSLVDTPGAYPGIEAEERGQGEAIARNILEMTRLKVPIIVVIIGEGASGGALGIGVGDKVLMLENTWYSVISPESCSSILWRSWEYKEQAAEALKLTATDMKKLKLIDEIVREPLGGAHSDRDKAFDIVKKKIALHFEELKKLSPKDLVRIRMEKYANMGVFNG; encoded by the coding sequence ATGGAATACTTGGAATTTGAGCTTCCCATAAAAGAATTGGAGGAGCAACTCGAGAAATGTAAGGTGATTGGGGAAGAAAGTGACGTGGACGTTACCGAAACCTGTCAGCAGATTGAAAAGAAGCTCGCCGATACAAAAAAGGACATTTACAAGAATTTGACTGCATGGCAGAGGGTCCAGCTTTCAAGGCATCCCAACCGTCCCTATACCATGGATTACATCAACGCCATTTGCGGGGATTCCTTTTTGGAACTCCATGGCGACCGTACGGTTAGGGATGACAAGGCCATGGTAGGTGGTCTTGGTAAGATCGGTGACCAAAGCTATATGTTCATTGGACAACAAAAGGGGTATAATACAAAGACCAGGCAATATCGAAATTTTGGTATGGCCAATCCGGAAGGCTATCGCAAAGCCTTACGGTTGATGCGTTCCGCAGAAAAGTTTGGCATTCCCGTTGTCTCTTTGGTCGATACCCCGGGGGCCTATCCCGGAATTGAAGCCGAGGAACGCGGACAAGGAGAAGCCATTGCTCGAAACATTTTGGAAATGACCCGACTCAAAGTGCCCATCATTGTGGTAATCATTGGTGAGGGAGCATCCGGAGGCGCTTTGGGAATTGGAGTGGGGGATAAGGTACTGATGTTGGAAAATACCTGGTATTCCGTCATTTCCCCAGAATCCTGCTCTTCCATTCTATGGAGAAGCTGGGAATATAAGGAACAAGCGGCCGAAGCCCTTAAACTGACGGCCACGGACATGAAAAAACTCAAGCTTATCGATGAAATTGTCCGGGAACCGCTGGGAGGTGCCCATAGTGATCGGGACAAGGCCTTTGATATTGTCAAGAAGAAAATTGCTTTACATTTTGAGGAGCTTAAAAAGTTATCACCAAAAGATTTGGTACGGATTCGAATGGAAAAATACGCCAACATGGGTGTCTTTAATGGCTAA
- the dnaB gene encoding replicative DNA helicase translates to MENTNPIVGRRIDKSTIINLERGKIPPQAVDLEEVVLGAMMIDKKGVDEVIDILHPDVFYKDAHRFIYEAIFTLFESSEPVDLLTVSAQLKKEGHLEAVGGDFYLIRLTQKVASSAHIEFHARIILQKFIQRSLIKISNEIIEDAYDESTDVFDLLDGAEAKLYEVTQGNLKRSAETAQNLVIQAKKRIEEISNKEGLSGIPSGFDKVDKLTSGWQPSDLIIIAARPGMGKTALTLSMARNMAVNADIPVAFFSLEMSSVQLITRLISSETGLSSEKLRTGRLEKHEWEQLNVKVKALEKAPLFIDDTPSLSIFDLRAKARRLESQHKIKLIIIDYLQLMTAGGSQKGGNREQEISTISRNLKALAKELNVPVIALSQLSRAVETRGGSKRPILSDLRESGAIEQDADIVSFIYRPEYYKIEEWDDEDRTPTQGQAEFIVAKHRNGGLDNIRLKFIGNLGKFDNLDEFDSPFEFQSKMNDDDENPFNPTSLPSADQAFGSALNEGEEDDIPF, encoded by the coding sequence ATGGAGAACACAAACCCAATTGTTGGTCGTCGCATAGACAAATCTACGATCATAAACTTGGAGCGCGGTAAAATACCACCTCAAGCTGTTGATTTAGAGGAAGTTGTATTGGGAGCAATGATGATTGACAAAAAAGGGGTGGACGAGGTCATTGATATTTTACATCCCGATGTGTTCTACAAGGATGCGCACCGCTTTATTTATGAAGCCATCTTTACACTTTTCGAATCCTCTGAACCAGTGGACTTATTAACCGTTTCCGCCCAATTAAAGAAGGAAGGACACCTAGAGGCGGTGGGCGGTGATTTTTATTTGATCAGACTTACACAAAAGGTAGCCTCCTCGGCGCATATTGAGTTTCATGCGCGAATCATCCTTCAAAAATTCATTCAGCGGAGTTTGATCAAGATTTCAAACGAGATCATTGAGGATGCCTATGACGAATCCACCGATGTTTTTGACTTGTTGGATGGTGCGGAAGCCAAATTATACGAAGTCACCCAGGGCAATCTCAAACGTTCGGCGGAGACGGCCCAGAATTTGGTAATACAGGCAAAGAAGCGAATTGAGGAAATTTCAAACAAAGAAGGATTAAGTGGTATCCCCTCTGGTTTTGATAAAGTGGATAAGCTTACCTCGGGTTGGCAACCCAGTGATTTGATTATTATTGCGGCCAGACCAGGTATGGGTAAAACAGCCCTGACGCTATCCATGGCCCGAAATATGGCCGTAAATGCCGATATTCCCGTTGCCTTCTTTTCCCTTGAAATGTCTTCCGTACAATTGATTACCCGGTTGATTTCCTCGGAAACCGGACTTTCCTCGGAAAAACTAAGGACAGGAAGACTGGAAAAGCACGAATGGGAGCAATTGAACGTTAAGGTAAAGGCTTTGGAAAAAGCACCGCTCTTTATAGACGATACCCCCTCATTGTCCATTTTTGATCTTAGGGCCAAGGCCAGAAGATTGGAATCCCAACACAAAATTAAACTGATCATCATTGATTATCTGCAGTTGATGACGGCCGGAGGTAGCCAAAAAGGGGGAAATCGGGAGCAGGAAATATCTACCATTTCAAGGAACTTGAAGGCGTTGGCCAAAGAGCTCAATGTTCCGGTAATTGCGCTGTCCCAATTATCCCGTGCCGTGGAGACCCGGGGAGGTAGCAAGCGCCCGATTTTATCGGATTTAAGGGAATCGGGAGCCATTGAACAGGATGCCGACATTGTTTCCTTTATCTATCGTCCCGAATATTATAAGATTGAGGAATGGGACGATGAGGATCGCACCCCTACACAGGGTCAAGCAGAGTTTATTGTGGCCAAACACCGTAATGGAGGATTGGATAATATTAGGTTAAAGTTTATTGGTAACCTCGGTAAATTCGATAATTTAGATGAGTTCGACTCACCTTTTGAGTTTCAATCCAAGATGAACGATGATGATGAAAACCCGTTCAATCCCACATCTTTGCCGAGTGCCGATCAGGCTTTTGGCAGTGCACTCAATGAAGGTGAAGAGGATGATATTCCCTTTTAA
- a CDS encoding asparagine synthetase B produces MIFPFNTFRTHVRNPFITALFLFVIPYTLSASVILLPMDAESQKNHLKAYGITFWVLNKQQKVQWLLNYRGGSFLLPDGEAIRKECQIRGVSFEVLSDAQAESILDEISSPSQNQDAVILEKAPKIAVYSPKDNQPWDDAVTMVLTYAEIPYVTIYDEEVLDDKLALYDWLHLHHEDFTGQYGKFYGAYRAAPWYIEGKRLAEERAVKLGYSKVSEQKGAVAEKIRRYVIGGGFMFAMCSATDSFDIALAANGVDICEPMFDGDPSEANYQGKLDFSRTFAFTNFSLERNPLKYEFSSIDMTGKRRNVPRESDYFSLMEFSAKWDPVPTMLTQNHTALIKGFMGQTTAFERYEVKPTVMVLGECKLNGEARYIHGIKGKGFFTFYGGHDPEDYQHRVGDPKTELELHPTSPGYRLILNNVLFPAARKKKQKT; encoded by the coding sequence ATGATATTCCCTTTTAACACATTCCGAACGCATGTGAGGAATCCCTTCATTACTGCACTATTCTTGTTTGTTATACCCTATACACTATCCGCCTCTGTGATATTGTTACCCATGGATGCAGAGAGCCAAAAGAATCATTTAAAGGCTTATGGCATCACTTTTTGGGTATTGAACAAACAACAAAAAGTACAGTGGTTGCTGAATTATCGTGGGGGCTCCTTTTTATTGCCGGATGGGGAAGCCATCAGAAAGGAATGCCAGATACGGGGAGTCTCCTTTGAAGTACTTTCCGATGCACAGGCAGAGTCCATTTTGGATGAAATCAGCAGTCCGTCCCAAAACCAGGATGCGGTCATTTTGGAGAAAGCACCAAAAATAGCGGTGTATTCCCCAAAGGACAACCAACCCTGGGATGACGCCGTAACCATGGTCCTTACCTATGCGGAAATACCCTATGTGACCATTTATGATGAGGAAGTCCTGGACGATAAGCTGGCTTTATATGATTGGCTGCACCTTCATCATGAGGATTTTACAGGACAGTATGGAAAGTTTTATGGGGCCTACCGTGCGGCACCTTGGTATATTGAAGGAAAGCGCCTGGCAGAGGAAAGGGCTGTCAAATTGGGGTATTCCAAAGTTTCGGAGCAAAAGGGTGCCGTAGCTGAAAAGATCAGGAGATATGTCATAGGTGGGGGCTTTATGTTTGCCATGTGCTCCGCCACGGACAGTTTTGATATTGCCCTGGCAGCAAACGGCGTGGATATATGTGAGCCCATGTTCGATGGTGATCCCTCGGAAGCAAACTACCAGGGAAAACTGGACTTTTCCCGAACTTTTGCGTTTACAAACTTTTCACTGGAACGAAATCCCTTGAAATATGAGTTCTCATCCATTGATATGACCGGAAAACGGCGGAATGTCCCCAGGGAGTCCGATTACTTTTCCTTAATGGAGTTTTCAGCCAAATGGGACCCGGTACCCACGATGCTGACCCAAAATCACACTGCATTGATCAAAGGTTTTATGGGACAGACCACAGCTTTTGAACGCTATGAAGTGAAACCGACCGTCATGGTTTTGGGGGAGTGCAAACTCAATGGCGAGGCCCGTTACATTCATGGCATTAAAGGGAAAGGATTTTTTACCTTCTACGGTGGTCATGACCCGGAAGATTATCAACATCGGGTGGGGGACCCCAAAACGGAATTGGAGCTGCATCCCACTTCCCCGGGATACCGATTGATTCTCAATAATGTATTGTTTCCGGCAGCGCGCAAAAAAAAGCAGAAAACCTAA
- a CDS encoding cupin domain-containing protein, translated as MDKMTAKELIQKLDLQPHPEGGFFKETYRSSGEINADGLPSEFKGSRSYSTCIYFLLTSAAFSAFHKINQDEIWHFYLGSPIKLHTISEDGIHLEHVIGNDIENRQSPQLVVPKGHWFAASVMDDNSYALVGCTVAPGFDFGDFVLGSREGLIGKFPEHKKIIEQYTRD; from the coding sequence ATGGATAAGATGACTGCAAAGGAACTCATTCAAAAACTGGACTTGCAACCGCACCCCGAAGGAGGTTTTTTCAAGGAGACCTACCGAAGTTCGGGTGAAATCAATGCCGATGGGCTGCCATCCGAGTTTAAAGGCAGTCGTTCCTATTCCACATGCATTTACTTTCTGCTGACCTCAGCTGCTTTTTCCGCCTTTCATAAAATCAACCAAGACGAAATCTGGCATTTCTATTTGGGCTCCCCCATAAAGCTCCATACCATTTCAGAAGACGGTATACATTTGGAACATGTTATAGGAAATGATATTGAAAACCGTCAGAGCCCACAGTTAGTAGTGCCAAAAGGACATTGGTTCGCAGCCAGTGTCATGGATGACAACAGTTATGCATTGGTAGGCTGTACTGTAGCTCCGGGCTTCGATTTTGGTGATTTCGTATTGGGTTCCAGGGAAGGGTTGATCGGTAAATTTCCGGAGCACAAAAAAATCATCGAGCAATATACACGTGATTGA
- a CDS encoding HAD family hydrolase yields the protein MDLSQIKMVVTDMDGTLLNSSHQVSDRFFELFQALKNKGILFVAASGRQYHSMVSKLDSIQDDIIFIAENGALIKKQEEEVSVTPINQVLKGELLQIVDGIDGAHAMLCGKYKSYFDTKSIVSLEQLKEYYSAFEIVDHYGNVDDEIIKIAVYHGVSAEEYIYPQMAHLESELKVKVSGKNWLDLNHLDAHKGNALGRVMDAQGIQPNEVLVFGDYFNDLEMLQLVEHSFAMANAHPDVKKVANYETTSNNEFGVETILEKLV from the coding sequence ATGGATTTGTCACAGATTAAAATGGTGGTCACTGACATGGATGGAACTCTTTTGAATTCCAGCCATCAAGTAAGTGACCGTTTTTTTGAACTTTTTCAAGCATTGAAAAACAAAGGTATCCTATTTGTTGCAGCCAGTGGTCGCCAATACCATAGTATGGTCAGTAAATTGGACTCCATACAGGATGACATCATCTTTATTGCCGAAAATGGAGCTTTGATAAAAAAGCAGGAGGAAGAGGTATCGGTCACGCCAATAAACCAAGTGTTGAAAGGGGAACTTCTACAAATTGTGGACGGAATTGACGGTGCCCATGCCATGCTGTGTGGGAAGTACAAATCCTATTTTGATACCAAATCCATTGTATCCCTGGAACAGCTTAAAGAGTACTATTCCGCCTTTGAAATAGTCGATCATTATGGCAACGTGGATGATGAAATCATCAAAATAGCGGTATATCACGGTGTAAGTGCCGAGGAATACATCTATCCTCAAATGGCCCATCTGGAAAGTGAGCTCAAAGTCAAAGTATCCGGAAAAAATTGGTTGGATTTAAACCATCTCGATGCCCATAAGGGAAATGCATTGGGAAGGGTAATGGACGCCCAGGGGATACAACCCAATGAAGTTCTCGTTTTTGGCGATTACTTCAATGACCTGGAAATGTTACAACTGGTAGAGCACAGTTTTGCCATGGCCAATGCCCATCCTGATGTAAAAAAGGTAGCCAACTATGAAACCACCAGCAATAATGAGTTTGGTGTTGAAACCATTTTGGAAAAACTGGTGTAA
- a CDS encoding secondary thiamine-phosphate synthase enzyme YjbQ, whose translation MKFHQKEIRLKPYSRGFHLISNELWQAIPELRTISMGMLHVFIKHTSAGLTINENADPTVRIDFENHINTMVPENQSYYIHTMEGPDDMPAHIKASLMGSSVQIPITDGKPNLGIWQGIYLCEHRNHASGRCLVLTAFGQ comes from the coding sequence ATGAAATTCCATCAAAAAGAAATTCGGCTCAAGCCCTATTCCCGAGGCTTCCATTTAATTTCCAATGAGCTTTGGCAAGCCATTCCGGAACTTAGGACCATATCCATGGGTATGCTCCATGTTTTTATCAAACACACTTCTGCAGGCCTTACCATTAACGAAAATGCGGACCCTACCGTAAGGATTGATTTTGAAAACCATATCAACACCATGGTGCCGGAAAACCAATCGTACTACATCCATACGATGGAGGGACCGGACGATATGCCCGCCCATATTAAGGCTTCGCTAATGGGTTCTTCCGTACAAATACCCATAACCGATGGAAAGCCCAACCTTGGTATTTGGCAAGGAATATATTTATGTGAACATCGAAACCATGCTTCCGGGAGATGTCTGGTGCTGACCGCTTTTGGGCAATAA
- the rplT gene encoding 50S ribosomal protein L20 — protein MPRSVNSVASRARRKKVMKQAKGYFGRRKNVWTVAKNAVEKAMQYAYRDRRNKKRNFRALWITRINAGARMHGMSYSQFMGRVKSNGIELNRKVLADLAMNHPDAFKAIVEKVK, from the coding sequence ATGCCAAGATCAGTTAATTCAGTAGCTTCAAGAGCCAGAAGAAAAAAGGTAATGAAGCAAGCCAAAGGGTACTTTGGAAGACGTAAAAATGTCTGGACAGTAGCCAAAAATGCGGTAGAGAAAGCAATGCAGTATGCTTACCGCGACAGAAGAAATAAAAAGAGAAACTTTAGGGCACTTTGGATCACCCGTATCAATGCTGGTGCCAGAATGCATGGAATGTCCTACTCCCAGTTTATGGGAAGGGTAAAATCCAATGGAATTGAGCTAAACCGTAAAGTTTTGGCGGATTTGGCCATGAACCATCCAGATGCCTTCAAGGCCATTGTTGAAAAGGTGAAATAA
- the rpmI gene encoding 50S ribosomal protein L35: protein MPKMKTKSSAKKRFKLTGSGKIKRKHAFKSHILTKKSKKRKLRLTHSTLVHESDVNSIKEQLRLK from the coding sequence ATGCCAAAGATGAAAACAAAATCCAGTGCCAAAAAGCGGTTTAAGCTTACCGGTTCTGGTAAAATCAAAAGAAAGCACGCTTTTAAAAGTCACATTTTGACCAAAAAGTCAAAAAAGCGTAAGCTTAGATTGACACACTCTACCTTAGTACATGAGTCGGATGTCAACAGTATCAAAGAACAATTGCGATTAAAGTAA
- the infC gene encoding translation initiation factor IF-3, which produces MAIRRRSRPQPRRENKNPHNINDKITAREVRLVGDNVEMGVYPIQKALQKAEELELDLVEISPKANPPVCKIIDYKKFLYEQKKREKAMKAKATKVIVKEIRFGPQTDDHDYEFKKRHAEKFLKDGAKLKAYVFFKGRSIVYKDQGEILLLRLAQELEEYGKVEQMPKLEGKRMTMFIAPKNTKK; this is translated from the coding sequence ATAGCAATACGAAGAAGATCAAGGCCCCAGCCAAGAAGGGAAAACAAGAACCCCCACAATATCAATGACAAAATTACCGCTCGCGAAGTGCGCTTAGTGGGCGATAACGTAGAGATGGGTGTTTATCCCATACAAAAGGCCTTGCAAAAGGCAGAGGAACTGGAATTGGATTTAGTTGAAATATCTCCCAAAGCTAATCCGCCAGTCTGTAAAATAATAGATTACAAAAAGTTCCTCTACGAACAAAAGAAACGGGAGAAGGCCATGAAGGCCAAAGCAACCAAGGTTATCGTAAAGGAAATCCGATTTGGACCACAGACCGATGACCATGATTATGAGTTTAAAAAACGGCATGCGGAAAAGTTCCTTAAAGACGGAGCAAAACTAAAAGCCTACGTATTCTTTAAAGGAAGGTCCATAGTGTACAAAGATCAGGGGGAAATCCTTCTTTTGCGCTTGGCACAGGAACTTGAAGAGTATGGAAAAGTGGAGCAGATGCCCAAATTGGAAGGTAAGCGAATGACCATGTTCATTGCCCCCAAAAACACAAAAAAGTAA